In one Chroicocephalus ridibundus chromosome Z, bChrRid1.1, whole genome shotgun sequence genomic region, the following are encoded:
- the TMEM161B gene encoding transmembrane protein 161B isoform X2 produces MGVIGVQLVVTMVMASVIQKIIPHYSLARWLLCSGSLRWYQHPTEEELRILAGKQRGKSKKDRKYNGHIENKPLTIPKDIDLHLETKSVTERDTIALHYFPEYQWLVDFTVAATVVYVVTEAYYSIVKPSQEMNISVVWCLLVLAFAVKVLFSLTTHYFKVEDGGERSVCVTFGFFFFVKAMAILIVTDNYLEFGLESGFSNFSESAMQFLEKQGLESQGPVSKLTFKLFLAVLCSLIGAFLTFPGLRLAQMHLDALNLATEKITQTLLHINFLAPLFMVLLWVKPIAKDYIMNPPLGKESVPLMTEDTFDTVRLWIIILLCALRLAMMRHHLQAYLNLAQKSVDQMKKEAGRISMVDLQKMVARVFYYLCVIALQYVAPLVMLLHTTLLLKTLGNYSWGVYPELNSDTPVESSLLPNSVYSESPPADGKMKVTVVQITMALGSLKNIFTPLLFRGLLSFLTWWIAACLFSTSLFGLFYHQYLTVA; encoded by the exons tttacgGTGGTATCAGCATCCTACTGAAGAAGAGCTACGGATTCTTGCAGGGAAACAAAGAGGGAAGAGCAAAAAAGATAG aaaatataatgGTCATATTGAAAACAAACCCCTAACCATTCCAAAAGACATTGATCTTCATCTGGAAACAAAATCGGTGACTGAAAGGGACACTATCG CATTGCATTATTTTCCGGAATATCAGTGGTTGGTGGATTTCACTGTTGCAGCTACAGTTGTGTATGTGGTGACAGAAGCCTATTACAGTATTGTGAAGCCCTCACAAGAAATGAATATCAGCGTAGTGTGGTGTCTGCTTGTCTTGGCTTTTGCAGT TAAGGTACTGTTTTCATTGACTACCCATTATTTCAAAGTAGAGGATGGAGGTGAAAGGTCAGTCTGTGTCAcctttggttttttcttcttcgtGAAAGCAATGGCAATCCTCATTGTGACAGACAACTATCTAGAATTTGGACTGGAATCAG GATTCTCGAATTTCTCAGAAAGTGCTATGCAGTTTCTTGAAAAGCAGGGTTTGGAATCGCA gggTCCTGTGTCTAAACTAACCTTCAAATTGTTCCTGGCTGTTCTGTGTTCACTTATTGGTGCTTTTTTGACATTCCCTGGCTTGCGACTGGCTCAAATGCATCTGGATGCTCTGAATttagcaacagaaaaaataacaca aacattGCTACATATAAACTTCTTGGCACCTTTATTTATGGTTCTACTGTGGGTAAAACCAATCGCTAAGGACTACATTATGAACCCACCTTTGGGCAAAGAGAGCGTCCCTTT AATGACAGAAGATACATTTGACACCGTGAGGTTGTGGATTATAATCCTCTTGTGTGCTTTGCGATTGGCTATGATGCGTCATCATTTACAGGCCTATCTGAATTTAGCCCAGAAAAGCGTGGATCAGATGAAAAAGGAAGCTGGCAGAATAAGTATGGTTGATTTACAGAAAATG GTGGCTCGGGTATTCTATTATCTCTGTGTAATTGCACTGCAGTACGTTGCACCATTGGTAATGCTACTTCACACAACCCTGCTCTTGAAAACACTAG gtAATTATTCTTGGGGCGTCTACCCAGAACTGAATTCTGACACTCCAGTGGAGAGCAGCCTGCTTCCCAATTCAGTTTATTCTGAGTCTCCACCTGCTGATGGAAAGATGAAAGTAACTGTAGTACAAATAACAATGGCCTTGGGAAGCCTAAAGAATATTTTCACTCCACTCCTGTTCCGGGGACTCCTGTCTTTCCTCACCTGGTGGATTGCTGCTTGCCTCTTTTCTACAAGCCTTTTTGGGCTTTTCTATCATCAGTACCTGACTGTGGCATGA
- the TMEM161B gene encoding transmembrane protein 161B isoform X3 — protein sequence MGVIGVQLVVTMVMASVIQKIIPHYSLARWLLCSGSLRWYQHPTEEELRILAGKQRGKSKKDRKYNGHIENKPLTIPKDIDLHLETKSVTERDTIALHYFPEYQWLVDFTVAATVVYVVTEAYYSIVKPSQEMNISVVWCLLVLAFAVKVLFSLTTHYFKVEDGGERSVCVTFGFFFFVKAMAILIVTDNYLEFGLESGFSNFSESAMQFLEKQGLESQTLLHINFLAPLFMVLLWVKPIAKDYIMNPPLGKESVPLMTEDTFDTVRLWIIILLCALRLAMMRHHLQAYLNLAQKSVDQMKKEAGRISMVDLQKMVARVFYYLCVIALQYVAPLVMLLHTTLLLKTLGNYSWGVYPELNSDTPVESSLLPNSVYSESPPADGKMKVTVVQITMALGSLKNIFTPLLFRGLLSFLTWWIAACLFSTSLFGLFYHQYLTVA from the exons tttacgGTGGTATCAGCATCCTACTGAAGAAGAGCTACGGATTCTTGCAGGGAAACAAAGAGGGAAGAGCAAAAAAGATAG aaaatataatgGTCATATTGAAAACAAACCCCTAACCATTCCAAAAGACATTGATCTTCATCTGGAAACAAAATCGGTGACTGAAAGGGACACTATCG CATTGCATTATTTTCCGGAATATCAGTGGTTGGTGGATTTCACTGTTGCAGCTACAGTTGTGTATGTGGTGACAGAAGCCTATTACAGTATTGTGAAGCCCTCACAAGAAATGAATATCAGCGTAGTGTGGTGTCTGCTTGTCTTGGCTTTTGCAGT TAAGGTACTGTTTTCATTGACTACCCATTATTTCAAAGTAGAGGATGGAGGTGAAAGGTCAGTCTGTGTCAcctttggttttttcttcttcgtGAAAGCAATGGCAATCCTCATTGTGACAGACAACTATCTAGAATTTGGACTGGAATCAG GATTCTCGAATTTCTCAGAAAGTGCTATGCAGTTTCTTGAAAAGCAGGGTTTGGAATCGCA aacattGCTACATATAAACTTCTTGGCACCTTTATTTATGGTTCTACTGTGGGTAAAACCAATCGCTAAGGACTACATTATGAACCCACCTTTGGGCAAAGAGAGCGTCCCTTT AATGACAGAAGATACATTTGACACCGTGAGGTTGTGGATTATAATCCTCTTGTGTGCTTTGCGATTGGCTATGATGCGTCATCATTTACAGGCCTATCTGAATTTAGCCCAGAAAAGCGTGGATCAGATGAAAAAGGAAGCTGGCAGAATAAGTATGGTTGATTTACAGAAAATG GTGGCTCGGGTATTCTATTATCTCTGTGTAATTGCACTGCAGTACGTTGCACCATTGGTAATGCTACTTCACACAACCCTGCTCTTGAAAACACTAG gtAATTATTCTTGGGGCGTCTACCCAGAACTGAATTCTGACACTCCAGTGGAGAGCAGCCTGCTTCCCAATTCAGTTTATTCTGAGTCTCCACCTGCTGATGGAAAGATGAAAGTAACTGTAGTACAAATAACAATGGCCTTGGGAAGCCTAAAGAATATTTTCACTCCACTCCTGTTCCGGGGACTCCTGTCTTTCCTCACCTGGTGGATTGCTGCTTGCCTCTTTTCTACAAGCCTTTTTGGGCTTTTCTATCATCAGTACCTGACTGTGGCATGA